In Gemmatimonadota bacterium, the DNA window GGCTGCGTGGGCGACAAAGCGTCGGCGGCGCTCCGCCTCGGTGGGCGGCGGCTCGCCCGGGCCCCAGCGGCCCAGGAAACAGTGGAGGTCGATATAGTCGCGTGGCTCGTAGCGGTCACAGAGCGCGTGCAGCTTGCCCGCGCAGACGTCGCGGTACGAGGCAACAGGCACCCCCTCACGCGTCGGATTCGGCGGCTCGAGCTGGAAGGGAGAGGCTCGGCCAAGCTCGATTCTGGCTGACTCACCCTCCTCGGGCGCGGGGCGGTCGGAAACCAGGAACTCCGTGAAGCCTCGGCTCGCGGGGCCCTCACGGGTGATGTGGAGCCCGGCGGCGCGGATCCGGTCCTTTACGAGAGCCCCGAAATCGCGCGCGTCCATGCCCGGCCCCCCGAAGAAGTCAAGGTCCTGCGACTGGCGGTGTTCGAGGTAATAGGCTGCGAGCGCAGTCCCGCCCTCGAGCC includes these proteins:
- a CDS encoding nucleotidyl transferase AbiEii/AbiGii toxin family protein produces the protein MTQLHARLIGVVADAEREYGHLDLRLEGGTALAAYYLEHRQSQDLDFFGGPGMDARDFGALVKDRIRAAGLHITREGPASRGFTEFLVSDRPAPEEGESARIELGRASPFQLEPPNPTREGVPVASYRDVCAGKLHALCDRYEPRDYIDLHCFLGRWGPGEPPPTEAERRRRFVAHAADLEACDPGLNPPLLGQALQRGLGRPILSAFPLRVLVPLTEQEIQETIRLGLEECAWLTRQAAGWGERPE